In Solimonas sp. K1W22B-7, the DNA window TCGATGGTCCGGGTGTATTCCGGATCGTAGGGGCTGACCGCGCCGCCAAAGAAGGAGACGCTGGTCCCGCCTGAGCGGTAGCCCTCCTGGTAGCTCAGGCCCAGGGAACTGCTGTCGCCGAGGAACCAGGTCAGCCCGGCCTTGGGCAGCAGGTCGGTGAAGCGCGTGCGGCCGCTTTCGTCGTAGTCCGGCGGCACGGCGCCGGAGGCGACGGCGGAAAGGACGTCGGCCAACGGGTCCGGCAGCGGCAGCGCCGCCGGAATCGGCACTTGCGGCGGCGTGGTGACGCTGAGATCGAGATCGCTGATGTCGCGGCGGCGTGCGCGCTCCTGGTTGAGGCGCAGGCCGGCGGTGAGGCGCCAGGCATCGGCGAAGTCCCAGTCGGCCTCGGCGAACAGCGCGCCGGTGCGGGTATTGGCGTCGGAGTCGATGCTGCCGTTGAGCAGGGCGGCGCCGCCGGCCGCGGCCACGTCATGGCCGGTGGTGTTCTTCAGCACGTCGGAGTCGGACCAGTACAGGCCGGTGACGGCCTTCAGGCGCGGATGCGAATAGTGCAGCCGCAGTTCCTGGCTGAAGATGTCCTCGTCCTCGGTATTGTCGGAATAGCCGCCCTCGGCGGCGCTGCGGTCGTAATCGATGGTGTAGAGGTTGGACAACTCGGACCAGCCGCTGATCGCGTCCACTCGCCAGTGCTTCGCGAACGCGTAGCTCTGCTCCAGGCTGTGCAGGCGCGTCTCGACATCCTCGTTGGGCCGCACGTTGGAGGTCTCGGTGCGCTCGCCGCCGGAGGAGTCGTGGAAGGGATCGCCGAATTCGTTGCCGGAGCGGGTATAGCCGTACAGGACGCGGTAGCCGCTCAGGGCTTCCGGCGTCCAGGCCAGCCTGGCGCGGGTGTTGCGCGTGCGCTCGCGCTGCGCGTCGTCCTCGTTGCGCGTGACGTTGACCACGTCGCCGTTGTCGTAGCGGTCCTGCGTGGAAACACGGAAGCGCAGCGTGTCGGCCAGGGGGCCGCCGCCGGCGAGGGCGTAGTCGTGGCCGTCGCGGCTCATGACGCCGGCGCGCAGGCGGGCGTCCCAATCGGCGGTGGGCTCCACCGAGCGCAACACCACCGAGCCCGCGAGGCTGTTGCGGCCCTGGTTGGTGGACTGGGCACCGCGCAGGATCTCGACCTGCTCCAGGTCCCAGGCCGACAGCGGTCCGGCGAAGGCGCCAGCACGGGAGGGCAGGGCGACGCCGTCGAGGTAGACGCTGATGGTGTCGCCCTGGCCGCCGATGCCGCCCTGGGGCACGCCGCGGATCGCGATCTCGCGATCGCCGTTGGCGGAGACGACGTTGGCGAACTGCGTGACCACGTCCTTCATCGAGGCATCGCTGCCGGCCTCGAGGTCCTCGCGGGTAACGATGCCGACGCTGCTGTTGGTTTCTGCCAGCGAGCGGCCGAGCTTTTCGCCGGTGACCACGACGGGGGCGAGCATCACCGCCGGGGCAGGCTCGGCGAGTTTCGGGGTCGGCTGCGCGGCCTGTGGCAGTTCGATCACGGGCGTGGCCCGCTCCGGTGCCGGGGGCTCACCTTGCGCGGTGGCGGCCAGTGGCAGCAGGCCGCTGAGCAGGGCGAGCGCCTTCGGGCGCAGGGTGGGGCTTGCGGTCATGTTCTGCACAGGTAGCGGTAAGGAGGGGCCAACGAGGCTCGGCGACCGGGCCAGGGCAGGCCGTTTTCGACCTGGAAGCTCAGGATCGCCAGCGGTTTCGCCGGCCAGGAAGTGTGCGGGTGGTTCATTGGACTCGTAGCCGGGATGGTTTCCAGCGGCGCGGCCGGGTTTTCGGCGACGGCGGGGGGCGCCAGCAGGAGAGAGCCGAGGCTGAGTGCGACGTGGGACACCGGCGCCAGGAAGCGGCGCAGCGTCAGGCTGCGGACCTCGCGCAGTTCCAGCGCGAGCCGCAACGCCAGGGCCGCGATGGCAGCGGCGACCGCCTGCTGCAGCCAGAGCCCTGGGAGCTCCGCAAGACGGTGTCCGGCATTCCACAACGACAGGGCGGAGGCATTGAGCAGCACGATGGTCAGCGCCCATTCGCAACGCTCCGAGGAGTCGGACCGGCGCGCCAGCAGGCCGCTACAGGCAATGGCGGCCAGGGCGATCTGCAGCGACGCCAGGTGATCCATGGTTTCCCCGTTGGTTGTTCGCTTCTGCGGCCCCACCCTCCCGCAACTTTCAAATAATAGTAATTCTCATTTAAATAAGAAAGCAATTTGATTCATCCATTTGCCGCGCGTCCCCATGATCCATCGCTGCCTCGGCGTTTCCCTGGCCCTGTTGCTCGGCGCCTGCGCCATGGCGCCGAGCCAGCCCATCGCTGCCGCCGACCGGGAACGCGACCGTCGCGCGATCCTGGCGATGGCGGGCGAATACGAGGTGCAGTTCCGCTTCGACGAAACCGTGGTGCTGCAGACGGACTACCAGCCGCATGCGCCACACACCACCCTCGGGCGTGAGTTCGTCGAGGTGCTGGCGGCGGGTGGCCCGCGTGCGCTGGTGCGCGAGCGCGGCCTGAACATCTACACGCGCCTGCAGGGCCACGACTTCGGGCCCGGCCGCGAGTACCAGCGCAAGACCCGGGCCTACTGGGCCGCGATGCGCGGGGTCTGGGCGGAACTGCTGTCCAGGAATCCGCGCGTGGCCCTGCGAGAGGAAGTGGACGAGACGCCGCACTACATGGCGGTGCTGGCGCAGGCCAACGACCTGGCGAACAAGCCGCTGGGCGATGCGGAGCTGCGGGGCAAGGTGCGCGAGGTGCTGGGGCCTTACCTGGTGCTGGAGAACGCGGCACCGAAATGACCCGGTCGCGAGCAAGCTCGCTCCTACAATGCTAGACCTTGTAGGAGCGAGCTTGTGACCGAAGGAAATCCCTGTGGGACTCGCGACAAGCTTGTTCTGCCTCTAGCGCTCTTCGATATCCGAGCGCAGCGCCGTCGACGGCTCGTTGCCCAGGTTCAGCACCATGCGCACGAAGGCGCCGACCTGCGCGTGCATCAGCGGATAGTCGGTGAACTCGCTGGTGACCTTGGGAATGCCGAAGTTGAGCAGGTACACCGGGCCGGTGATGTACTGGATCATCGGCAGGCCACCCTCGTTGCGGTAGGCCTGGCCTTCGCCGAAGGGCAGCACCGGCGGCAGCACGATGCTGCGGTCGAACTGCTCCGACAGCAGGATGCTCTCGCGCTCGAAGGGGGCGCCGAAGGGCGTCATGATCACCTGCGGCTCGTTGAGGCCGGTCAGGCCCATCACGCCGGGGGCGATCTCCAGCCACTCGCGCGCGCCGACGTGCTCGATCTCGATCGCCGCCAGGGCCTTTTCGTCCAGCTCGTCGTGGTTTTCCTCGATGTAGTGGGCCAGGCCGCCGCCGCCGAAGTGGCCGCCGCTGAACACCACGCGCAGGCTGCGCTTGCGCTGCGCCTTCGGGATGCGGGTGTAGTAACGCATGATGCCGAGGATCGCGGCCGGGCCGTTGTCCTCGATGGAGTTGGTGCCGTCGGTGTGCGAGCTGAGCACGATCTCGAGCGGGCTTGCGCCCGGCAGCACGGCGACGACGTTGTAGGCCTCGACCTCTTCTTCCAGCGCATGCAGGGTCAGGCGCGCCGGCTTGGCCGCAAGGGGGTTGGCCAGCAGGCGCTGCTTCAGCGCGGCACCGCTGTCGCGGTCCAGGTAGACCGTGGGCGAGGCCGGCAGGAAGCGCGCGAAGAAGGGGTAGTAGGAACCCTGCGCGGCTTCCTTCGGGTAGTCGACGATGCCGACCGCACCGGCGGCGCCGGCCGCCTTCAGTGCCGTGGTGACGACCTGCGCCACGACCATGTCGAGGAAGGGCCGCGAGAACGGCGTGGTGAAGCCCATCGTGCCGGCCTTGTCGGTGACATGCAGGGCGATGCTGCTCAGCGCGCCGATGGGAATGGTCAGGCGCGGCAGATCGTAGACCACGATCTTGCCACGCACGTCGGCGCTGGCGATGGAAGCGACGATGGACGACAGGCCGCTGCCGGTATCGCCGAGCAGGCCGACCAGGCCCTGCACCAGGCCGGTGCGGCCACCGACGACCGCGCCGCTGTCCAGCAGCCTCACCACCACGTCGGTCAGGTCCACCGCGGCCAGGCCCGGCACGTAGACCAGCGGCCCTTCGAGACCTTCGGGCCCGGTGTTGCCGGAGAAGGGGATGTAGGACACCAGCGGGATGTCCTCGGCGGCGGCGCCGTCCAGCAGCTGCAGCTGCGCCTTCTGCGCGATCCAGCGGCTTACCGGGTAGGGCTCGAGCCTGACCTCCGGCACGCCCATGGCGCGCAGCTGGCTGGCGAGGCGCTGGGCGTAGGCGATCTCGGCGACGCTGCCGGCGGGGCGGAAGCCGCCGCCGAAGGTATCGATCTCGTACTGCCAGGCACGGACCTGGGCCAGCGTGGGCATCAGTTTCGCGTCGAACTCGCGGCTGTGGTCGATGCCGGGGGTGCTGCCGCCGTCGGCGCTGACCGGCTTGCTGCTGCCGCAGCCGGCAAGCAGGGTCAGGGCGGCGGTCAGCAGGGCAGGGGCGACGGCTCGCAGCAGCCGCCGGCGCGGGGCCGGCACGCGGATGCTCATGGATTCTCCTCGGGAAAAATTTCTAGTCGTAGTCCCGGAAGTGTGCCAGCGCAGTCCCCGAGGGCGCCATTGGGGAAAACACGAAGGCTTTTGTGCTCTGGCACAAAACCTGCGAAATCTTGGCAGAACGAGGGTTTCATGCGATTTTAGGAGGTTGTGGGGACATTTTCACAGGAAAGTGCCTCCTTTTCGGGCGGACGCCACCATCGGCACAGCCATGGGGCGCGGGGATTCAGGGGAATTTCATGGCGGCCAAGCTTTTTCGGATCGTGATCCCGGTGTCCGGGATCGAGCCGGCTGTACGCTTCTACCAGCGTCTGCTGCTGGTGGACGGTGTCCGCCAGACCCCCGCGATGCACTGCTTTCCCCTGGGGCAGGCCACGCTGGCCTGCTACGACGCCCGTGCCGACGGCGAGGCGCCGCTGGGCCCCGCGCCGCAGCCGATCTGCATCTCGGTGGAGGAAAACCTGATGCAGCTGCGCGTCCGCGCCCAGCAGATGGGTGCGCGCGAGATCGACCCCGAACCCCGCCGCCTGCCGGGCGGCGAGGCCGGGCTCTACCTGACCGATCCCTGGGGCAACCGCCTGGCCATGGTCGACAGCAACAGCATGCACTGGGGCGTGAACATGCCGGCCGCCAGGGCCAGGGTGGCGCTGCCGGAGACCCAGAGCGTGCTGCTGTTCCGGCAGGATTTCCTCAACGCGGTGAAGGGTGGCGAATTCGCCCGCGTCAAGGAACTGCTGGCGCTGGACCACGACCTGATCGACACGGTCGACAACAGCGGCGCCTCGGTGCTGCTGGTGGCCGCCTACAAGCGCCACGAGCGCATTGCGGCCTACCTGCTGGCACTGCGTGACGAACTGAATCTCTGCGAGGCTGCGGCGATGGGCGCGATCGAGCCGCTCACCGCCCTGCTGCGGCGGCAGCCCGAGCGGGTCAACCTGCCGGGTGCCGACGGCTTCCTGCCGCTGGGCCTGGCCTGCTTCTTCGGCCACGGCGACTGCGTGGACCTGTTGCTGCAGGCCCGCGCCGACGTCAACGCGGTATCGCGCAACAACATGCGCTCCCATCCGCTCAACAGCGCCTTGTCGCAGACCTCGCAGGAATGCGCGCTGGGCATCGTCAGCCGCCTGCTGCGTGCCGGCGCCAATCCCAACGCGGCGCAGGTGTCCGGGCACACGCCGTTGCACCAGGCGGCCGGCCGCGGCCTGATGGAACTGGTGAACCTGCTGCTGTCGGCGGGCGCCAACCCGGCGGCACGGGCCGACAACGGCGCGACGCCGGCCATGCTGGCCCATCGCGGCGGGCACGCGGCGGTGGTGGCGCGGCTGCGCGCCTACGAGCACTCCGGCCCGGCGGTGGTCGATCCCTTCGGCGAGACCATGATGTTCTGATACCGGCTAGCCGGTATCCGCACGACCCATGCGCCGCATCAGCAGCGCCGCGCTCAGGCGCGACTGCCAGGACAGCTCGTCAAGGTCTGCCTTCAGCAGCGTCTCGATGCGCTTGAGGCGATAGCTCAGCGTGTTGGGGTGGATCTGCAGCGTCGCCGCCACGGTCTTGCGTTGTTGCCGTTGCAGGAAATAGCTGTCCAGGGTTTCCAGCAGGTGCGGCTCCGGCGCGATCAGTTCCAGCAGGCCCTCCAGGTACCCGGCGACGTTGCGCGACTGCAGCGCGGTGTCGTCGAGCACGTAGTCGGAATAGCGGAACTGGCGCCCGCGCGTGGCGAGCCTGCGGCCGATCTCCAGTGCCCGCAACGCCTGCTCGGCGCTCAGGTGCCAGCCACGCGCGCCGGTGCCGGCCAGGCCGATGCCGACCGGTTGGGTGCGCATGCGCAGCGCCGGCAGTTGCGCCAGCTGCGCAGCGAGCCTGCGCTCGTGGCGGATCGCATTCTCGCCGCCGGTGACGGCCATCCAGATGATGGCGTGCTCGCGCCATAGCGTGCCGATGGGGCGTGGCTCGTCGGCGGCGGTGAGTGCACGCGTCAGCGCTTCCAGTTCGTCTTCAGCCGCGCTGCGGGCGGTGCCGGCGGCGGCCACGGCGAAGGCCAGGGCGATGCGCCGGCCCAGCGGATCGGCGCCCAGGGCCAGCGCCCGCTCGCGGAAGCCGTCGCTGTCGTCGGGGCGGTCGAAGACGATCGAGCAGAGTTCGTGCTGCAGTCGGCTCTGCCAGCGCTCGCCGCGGCGCTGTTCATCGACGTAGGCGTGGCTGATGGTCTGCCCCAGCAGGTCGGTGTGGTACATCATGTAGGGCGACAGCTTGAGCAGCACCTCGTCGCGCAGTTCGTGGCGATGCTGCACGCCGTCGAGGAAGGCCTGCCACAGCACGGTGCTGCCGACGCGGAAGGAGTGCAGCAGCCCGGTCAGCGGAATGCCCTGGTGGAAGCGCCGCCGCGCGAAGTCGGACACCGGCTTGAGCATCTCGGCGTCGGGCGAGCGGCCGGCCAGCAGGGCGCGGAACCAGATGTCGACGTTGACGCGGATCATCGTCTCCACCTCCAGCACCACCGCCGGATCGCGAATCGCCGCGTACTCCGGCACGGCCTCGCGCACCGTGATGAAGACGCGCTGCACGATCGCCTCGGCGTGCTGCGACAGCGCGCGCACTTCCGGTGCCATGCGGCGCGATACCGACGGTACGGCGGCGCCGTCGCGCCGTGCTGCTGACTTGGCCATGCGATCTCTCCTCGGTCTGCGTGCCCGGTCTGTGCCGCCGGGCTGCGCGCTGTATAGCACGGCTGGCACAGGCGTCACCCCGGCCTTTGTGCTGCGTCACAAAAGCCCCGGTGAACCTGCCAATGGCGGGCAGGGCAAGGCTTGCCAATACTCGGTGCCACAGATACGCGACCGCGAAGGGCCGGACAGGCCCTCGACGTTCGCGACCCGAGGAGAGAGACCCGATGGCCGCAGTCCGGGCGCGTTCGCGCCGTGGTGGATTCCTGTTGTTCGCGATCCTGTGGCTGACGCTGCTGCAGCCCGCCGCCGCCGAGGTCCGGCGCCAGGGCTACATCACGCTGCGCGACGGCGTGACGCTGCACTACAACCTGGCGTTGCCGGCCGGGCAGGGCAATTTTCCCACGGTGTTCATCTACGACCCCTACGAGGCCGGCGCCGCCGGCAACGGCCCGGTCACGCGGCCCTATGTCACCTCGTTCTGGGCGGAGCACGGCTACGCCGCGATAGGGGTCAACATCCGCGGCACCGGCTGTTCCGGCGGTACCTTCCGGGCCGAAGACGCGCCGGAGTGGGCTCAGGATGGCGCCGAGGTGGTGGACTGGATCGCCGCGCAGCCCTGGTCCAACGGCAGTGTCGGCATGTTCGGCATTTCATTCACCGGCACCTCGCAGTTCGCGGTGGCGGCGCTGGCTTCGCCGCACCTGAAGGCCATCGCGCCCTGGCAGGTGTTCCCGGACTTCTATCGCGACATGGCGTATCCCGGCGGCATCTACAACAGCGTGTTCGTCACCGGCTGGGGCCTGGTGTCGCGGCCGCTGCTGCAATCCTCGGGCGCCAATGCCGGTGCGCTGGGCGACGTGCAGTGCCTGGCCAACATCCTGCAGTCGCTGGTCCCGAACCTCGCCGCCAATGTCGGCGTGCAGATGCTGCTGCACCCCTACCGCGACGACTACTGGTCGCGCGATCCCTCGACGCTGCTGCCGGCGGTGCGCCTGCCCGCGCTGGGCTGCGTCACCTGGCAGGACTCCACGGTCACCAGCCGCGCCGCCGACCTGTTCGCCGACGATCTGATGCCCGATCGCAGCTGGCTGGTGGCGAACAACGGGCCGCACGGCGGCTGCGCGGTGGCGCAGGACATGCTGCTGCGCTTCTACGGCCGCTACCTGAAGGGCGAAGCCAATGGCTGGGAGCGCACACCACGCCTGACCGTGCATCACGAGGTGCCGCCGCAGGGCGATGCCAACATCGAGCGCTGGACCGCGCCCGGCCGCCCGGCCTGGACCACGACCCATGCGCGCTTCGACGGCGGCGTGCAGCCCCTGAGACTGCGCCTGCAGGCCGGTGGACGTCTCGACCAGGAGCCAGCGGCGAAGGAGGAGCAGGTGGAGCGCTACCTGTATCCCTCGGTTTCGGCCAACACCGCCTACGACTGGCTCGGCGCCTTCAGCCGCTGGGGCTGGCCGCAGCTGCCGGGGACGACGCTGAGCTACACCACGCCGCCGCTGGCGCAGGACGCGGAGTTCCTCGGTTCCGGCAGCGCGGACCTGTGGATGTCCGCGCTGGCCACCGACATGGACGTGCAGCTGACGCTCAGCGAAGTGCGGCCCGACGGGCAGGAGATGTACATCCAGAACGGCTGGCTGCGCGCCTCGCACCGCCGCCTGGACGAGTCGCGCTCGACGCGGCTGCGGCCCTGGCATACGCACCTGTCGGCGGACGCCGAGGCGCTGCGGCCGGGCGAGCCGGTGCTGCTGCGTATCCAGATGCTGCCGTTCAACCACGTGTTCCGCGCCGGTTCGTCGATCCGCCTGGCGATCGATACGCCGAATCTCGACCACGGTGCCCGCCTGGTGCCCTCGGTCAACGCAGTGCACCTGGGCGGGGCGCATGATTCGCTGCTGGTGCTGGGGTGGCTGCCCGGCGCCCGTGCCGGCGCACCCCTGCCGGACTGCATGGCGGTCAAAGACCAGCCCTGCCGCGCGGATCGCGCCGGCGTGCCGGACGGCAGCCTGCGGTTGAGCGCGGATCGCGTGCAGGCTTCCGGCGATTCCGGCGGCGGCGCCCTCGATCCGCTGCTCCTGATCCTGCTGCTGGCGGCGCTGCTGCGCCGGCAGCGGCGCACCGTACCCTTCGTGGGGATACCTGGGGCTCTCCGCCGCCAGGTTTGAGATTCATGGCCGGCCCTCATCCGGCCGGCCATGAATCTTTTTTTGCAGCCCCAGCCGGGAGTGGCGCTGGCCATGGCGCTTGCTATGCTCGGCCGGAGATCTCCCCGGGGAACACGATGCAAGCGGACTCTTCGTACACGCGGCTGCTGTTCAGTGTCGCCGCCTTCTTCAACTACCTGGTCGCTGCCGGCCTGCTGATCGCCAGCAGCCAGGTCAGCGAGCAGCTGGGCCTGGGCGCCGCGACGCCCGGCAGTGTGGTGCTGGCCAATCTCTCCGGTGCCCTGGTCGGCATCTTCGGCTATGCCTATACGCGCGTTGCGCTGGAACCGCAGCGCTACCGCGTCTATGTCGAGCTGGGCATCATCGGCAAGCTGGCCGTGCTGCCGGCGGTGGGTGTGCCCTGGGCCATGGGCTACATCGGCTGGCAACTGCCGCTGCTGGCCTCGGGCGACCTGCTTTTCGCCCTGCTGTTCTGGCACTGGCTGCAGGCGACGCGCGTGGCGCAGCAAGAGGTCGCGAGCAAGCTCGCTCCTACACTGGGCAGGTAGGAGCGGGCTTGCTCGCGGCAGGGTCTTTTCGCCGCTACAGCGGTGCCACCGGTATGCACAGCTCGCAGTCGAACACGCCGGTGGCGGCGTCGTAGCAGCCCTCGCGCGGGTAGTGCTCGAAGCAAGGGCGCGCATCCAGCTGCAGGCCGCTCCCGGGTAGCCAGTCGCGCAACAGGCGCAGCCATGCCGCGCCGATCTCTGCGGAGGTGCCCTTGAAGTAGAGCGTGGCATAGCGGCCGCCGGGGAGCGTGGTCTTGTGTGCCGGGCCGCTGGCGACGAAATCCTGCGGTACTTCAACGCAGGCGTCGTAGCGCTGCTTCGCCGGCGCGGTGATGGCCGGGTCGTCCAGCGCCAAGCCGTAGCGCGTCTGTCCCAGCAGGCCGTTGGCCAGCATCCAGGGATAGACGGTCTCGCCCCAGAAACGCTGCAACGGCGGACCGAAGGGACCGGTGTGGCGCAGGTAGGCCACCGTGACCGGCGGGCGCTCGATGAGCTTCACTTCCATGGGCGACTCCTTCGCGTGAGAGGAGCCTGCATGATTCGCCGATGCGGCCGGCGCCGCCTGATCGGGCTTGCGATCGACCTGACCAGGATTGCGGTTCTGTCGGCGCCAGGCTGTCGGCGAGGAGCCGAAGCGGGCGCGGAAGGCACGGCTGAAGGCCTCGGCCGATCCGAAGCCCACCGACAGCGCGGCCGACAGCACCGGCAGGCCCGGCTGGCCGGCCAGGCGCATCGCCGCGGTTTCCACGCGCCGCCGCCGCAGGTAGTCCCCGAGGGTTTCTCCCATCCAGGCGGCGAACAGCCGGTGGAAATGGAAGGGCGAGAAATGGGCCACCGCGGCGAGCCGTTCCAGGTCCAGCGGCTGGTCCAGATGGCGGTCGATATGCTCGATCACGCGGTGCATGCGGCGCTCGTACTCGGCGCGTGCTGCGGGTGCGTCCTTCATTCAGAGGCGCAGCGTGATGGCGGCGACCAGCATCGCCAGTGTCAGCAATGGCACCGGCAGGCTCACCAGCACGGTGCGTCCCGCACGCGGCTGTTGCCGCGTCAGGAGGAGGTTGATCAGGGCCGTGAGCGG includes these proteins:
- a CDS encoding TonB-dependent receptor, with the protein product MTASPTLRPKALALLSGLLPLAATAQGEPPAPERATPVIELPQAAQPTPKLAEPAPAVMLAPVVVTGEKLGRSLAETNSSVGIVTREDLEAGSDASMKDVVTQFANVVSANGDREIAIRGVPQGGIGGQGDTISVYLDGVALPSRAGAFAGPLSAWDLEQVEILRGAQSTNQGRNSLAGSVVLRSVEPTADWDARLRAGVMSRDGHDYALAGGGPLADTLRFRVSTQDRYDNGDVVNVTRNEDDAQRERTRNTRARLAWTPEALSGYRVLYGYTRSGNEFGDPFHDSSGGERTETSNVRPNEDVETRLHSLEQSYAFAKHWRVDAISGWSELSNLYTIDYDRSAAEGGYSDNTEDEDIFSQELRLHYSHPRLKAVTGLYWSDSDVLKNTTGHDVAAAGGAALLNGSIDSDANTRTGALFAEADWDFADAWRLTAGLRLNQERARRRDISDLDLSVTTPPQVPIPAALPLPDPLADVLSAVASGAVPPDYDESGRTRFTDLLPKAGLTWFLGDSSSLGLSYQEGYRSGGTSVSFFGGAVSPYDPEYTRTIELSARSSGLQQRLTLNANLFYTRWRDQQVTIGETSGFNTYTKNAGRSHYYGLETELLWKLDGPLEAFLTLGLLRSEFDEFGNDLNGDGDTTDADDADYRGNEFPYAPRETAGIGLTLKRWHRLSGQLAANYIGAFYSDPDNDPRSRADARVLLNAKLGYALPAGFSLAVYGRNLGDELNDQGALVAGTRLASRYGEPRSFGAVVEWQME
- a CDS encoding DUF6607 family protein encodes the protein MIHRCLGVSLALLLGACAMAPSQPIAAADRERDRRAILAMAGEYEVQFRFDETVVLQTDYQPHAPHTTLGREFVEVLAAGGPRALVRERGLNIYTRLQGHDFGPGREYQRKTRAYWAAMRGVWAELLSRNPRVALREEVDETPHYMAVLAQANDLANKPLGDAELRGKVREVLGPYLVLENAAPK
- a CDS encoding ankyrin repeat domain-containing protein encodes the protein MAAKLFRIVIPVSGIEPAVRFYQRLLLVDGVRQTPAMHCFPLGQATLACYDARADGEAPLGPAPQPICISVEENLMQLRVRAQQMGAREIDPEPRRLPGGEAGLYLTDPWGNRLAMVDSNSMHWGVNMPAARARVALPETQSVLLFRQDFLNAVKGGEFARVKELLALDHDLIDTVDNSGASVLLVAAYKRHERIAAYLLALRDELNLCEAAAMGAIEPLTALLRRQPERVNLPGADGFLPLGLACFFGHGDCVDLLLQARADVNAVSRNNMRSHPLNSALSQTSQECALGIVSRLLRAGANPNAAQVSGHTPLHQAAGRGLMELVNLLLSAGANPAARADNGATPAMLAHRGGHAAVVARLRAYEHSGPAVVDPFGETMMF
- a CDS encoding PucR family transcriptional regulator, whose translation is MAKSAARRDGAAVPSVSRRMAPEVRALSQHAEAIVQRVFITVREAVPEYAAIRDPAVVLEVETMIRVNVDIWFRALLAGRSPDAEMLKPVSDFARRRFHQGIPLTGLLHSFRVGSTVLWQAFLDGVQHRHELRDEVLLKLSPYMMYHTDLLGQTISHAYVDEQRRGERWQSRLQHELCSIVFDRPDDSDGFRERALALGADPLGRRIALAFAVAAAGTARSAAEDELEALTRALTAADEPRPIGTLWREHAIIWMAVTGGENAIRHERRLAAQLAQLPALRMRTQPVGIGLAGTGARGWHLSAEQALRALEIGRRLATRGRQFRYSDYVLDDTALQSRNVAGYLEGLLELIAPEPHLLETLDSYFLQRQQRKTVAATLQIHPNTLSYRLKRIETLLKADLDELSWQSRLSAALLMRRMGRADTG
- a CDS encoding CocE/NonD family hydrolase, giving the protein MAAVRARSRRGGFLLFAILWLTLLQPAAAEVRRQGYITLRDGVTLHYNLALPAGQGNFPTVFIYDPYEAGAAGNGPVTRPYVTSFWAEHGYAAIGVNIRGTGCSGGTFRAEDAPEWAQDGAEVVDWIAAQPWSNGSVGMFGISFTGTSQFAVAALASPHLKAIAPWQVFPDFYRDMAYPGGIYNSVFVTGWGLVSRPLLQSSGANAGALGDVQCLANILQSLVPNLAANVGVQMLLHPYRDDYWSRDPSTLLPAVRLPALGCVTWQDSTVTSRAADLFADDLMPDRSWLVANNGPHGGCAVAQDMLLRFYGRYLKGEANGWERTPRLTVHHEVPPQGDANIERWTAPGRPAWTTTHARFDGGVQPLRLRLQAGGRLDQEPAAKEEQVERYLYPSVSANTAYDWLGAFSRWGWPQLPGTTLSYTTPPLAQDAEFLGSGSADLWMSALATDMDVQLTLSEVRPDGQEMYIQNGWLRASHRRLDESRSTRLRPWHTHLSADAEALRPGEPVLLRIQMLPFNHVFRAGSSIRLAIDTPNLDHGARLVPSVNAVHLGGAHDSLLVLGWLPGARAGAPLPDCMAVKDQPCRADRAGVPDGSLRLSADRVQASGDSGGGALDPLLLILLLAALLRRQRRTVPFVGIPGALRRQV
- a CDS encoding AraC family transcriptional regulator, with amino-acid sequence MKDAPAARAEYERRMHRVIEHIDRHLDQPLDLERLAAVAHFSPFHFHRLFAAWMGETLGDYLRRRRVETAAMRLAGQPGLPVLSAALSVGFGSAEAFSRAFRARFGSSPTAWRRQNRNPGQVDRKPDQAAPAASANHAGSSHAKESPMEVKLIERPPVTVAYLRHTGPFGPPLQRFWGETVYPWMLANGLLGQTRYGLALDDPAITAPAKQRYDACVEVPQDFVASGPAHKTTLPGGRYATLYFKGTSAEIGAAWLRLLRDWLPGSGLQLDARPCFEHYPREGCYDAATGVFDCELCIPVAPL